TTTTGTTTTCATCCAGGACTGGTTCACCTGCCCATGAAAACCAACGCAATCCCTGTTTCGTAGTTAAACTATTCACAAAGTATCCATCCTTACCTGATTTCAAAACTTTCCTAAAAGCTTTTTCTACGGATTCAATATTACCACCATTTAGAAAATCTTTATAATGTTGACCTAATATTTTTTCTTTGATTAAACCAAATGTTTCACAATAACTTGGACTTACAAAAAGAAATCGCCCTTCTAAGTCTAATTTTATAACTAAATCTCTCTGAGATTGGACGATGAGACGATAATTAGCCTCTTTTTCTTTTAATTTATTTTCCATTTTGCTTTTGTAAAGAGCTAATTCAATAACATAGTAAAGTTCTGCAGGCTGAAATGGTTTTAATATATAACCATATGGTTCTGTTTTTTTAGCTTTTTCAAGAGTTACTTCATTAGAATGAGCTGTTAAATAAACCACAGGAATTTTTAATTGATTAATTTCATTAACAGCATCAATTCCATCTATTTCTCCTCTTAAAATAATATCCATCAAAATAAGATCTGGTTTTATTTCTAAAGCTTTAGTTACAGCTTCTTCACCACTTGAAGCAATGTAGGGGACTTGATAACCAAAAGATTCTAATATACCTTTGACATCCATTGCAGTGATGGTTTCATCTTCTACTACAAGGATTTTGATATTGTTCATAAGTAAAAATCTCCTTTGAAAAACTAAGGTGAAGGTTATAAATAAATGTGATCATAGACTGTAATCGGTTCCACGAACCTTTAACTAAAATTCAGAACAGCCTGGTCTGATAATCATTACCAATCTTCTCTAGAGTTCCATCTCCCAGTATATGGGTGATTTTAAAACCATTTTTCAGCAGTGATTGGCTGATAAGATGGTGGCGATGGCAACGATTAGGATCCTCCTCACTGCACATTAAAACAATCCTATTATCCTCTGCTTGATCCATGAGTTCATTAAGTCCCTCCTGATATTTACCATCAGCTTCCAGGCGGTGATATACCAGTCTATCCTCATGGTAAAACCTCTTATCACGAGGTTTGCCACCAATCTTGTTTCCCAGATAAATGTATTTTATGTGGTGGTCATCAAGTGCTTTTTCCAATGGTTTCTTGTTGAAATGAGGGGAGTATTTGCTGTAGGGACTGGACCTGACATCCACCACCATACTGATATCCTGTTTCTGGATGAGTCCCAGAAATGAGGATAAAAGATGGTTGCTGTGGCCAATGGTGAAAATTTCAGTGTTCATGTGATCATTCAAGTTTTTTTTGGTTCATGCTTCAATTTAACGTACTATTTTTTTATTAGAAATTTAAGAATTCAAATGGTTCTTTGGTATTAGTTATATTTAAACACGTGTAAGGGTATCAATAAAATAAGGGAGGATCCAATCATGGTTGATACAAAAGACAAGGTTGAACCGAAAACTATCCGGTACACAATGGGTATTATGGAACATACCCAGATTAATTTGATCAATACACATAAAAACCATCAACATGGCCTTAAAAATAGGGATCCGGTGATTATTATCCATAAAGATGATTTTAGTAAAATAGTTGATGACATTCCAGATAAAGCCCTTCAGGATAAGTTCAGAGAGCTTTACAAAATCGTGAAAGAATGGTAATTATTGTTTAAGAAATAAATTTATAGATATCTCTTATTTTTCCCGATATTCCACTTTAAAATCTTTCCAGGGATTTTTACCAGTTTTGGATGGCTGTTTACCATTGTAGGTTATGCGTACCTCCAGTCCCAGATCCACCTTTTTCATCAGATCATCCAGGACCTTGGAACCCCAGATCTTCACCTCACCGGCACTGGTTTTCATGGTGTAAAGTTTGCTCTTGTACTGACCCACATCTTCCTCCAATTCAATGTAGGTGCCCTGTAATGTTTCTCCAATGGCTTCAGGCTCCCAGAAACTCGGTTTTTCAACTACATCTTCATCTCTTTTAACTTCTTTCCATTTGCTCATAGCAGGGTCTCTCCTTCTACAGATAATCTTATTTAATAGCCACTATCCTCATGTTGAATGTTCATTTATTATTTTTAACCATAAATGGTTTTATACTTATCATGAGGACACGAAGTAAACACCGATACAGTGGATAGTGTTTAATGGCAATAAGAAATTATTATATATAAAAAAAGCCATAATAACATTAATAAAATGTTTAAGGTGAGGGGAAATGAAAGTTGATTATAAAACGTACATAATAATGCTAATAATAGCAGCAAGTATAGTCATGGTGTCTGGATGTGCCAGTACCTACCAAACATTTAACAATTCAGGTTTATACCTGCAGTATCCCGGAAACTGGACAGGGATTGATGTTCCAGCCACAGACCAGGATCTGGCAACCCAATCCGGCTTTAACATAATAGGAGTCTTTGTAGATGGACAATCAATTGGCAACTACACCTATATCATGGAAATCGGTGCCGGAAACATCACCGATATCAATCTCACTGCAGCAGCTGATAACTTAAACAACAATTACATAGTAAATGAAGCAGATCAGGCCCCACTGGTGAACCGGACAACACTTAAAAATGGGTACGATGCCATTATCTACTCATATAATGCCACAGGAGCTTCATCCAACCTGACAGTATTTGCGACTACTTATGTTTTCTCCAAAGATAACCAAACTGCCTACTACATTATCTTCGGAACTCCCCTAGGTGATACTGCAGAGACCCAGGAAACGATACAAAAAATCGCAGACTCAATTAAAATAGACTAAAAAAAGGTTAGATGGGTTCAATTATGATATGATCCCCATCTCATCCTTTATTTAATGAAGGAAATCTATTTATTTTTCAAACTTCCCATTTTGATTGCTGTGAATTTAGAATAAATTATCATCTCATTAGAAAATAAACCATGTACTCATTTTTACAGGGATAACTCCAATTTCATCACATTAAAATTCCAGTACCATCTAAACCAACATTTATTTTAATGGATATAACCCAATACTTATGCAGGATGCATTGGTTGTACTTCGTGTCTACCTCAAAAAACCAATGTATCCCATTCTACTATTACCCGGTTTAACTTTTCTAAAATCATTAATTATTTGTTTTATAATAAGAACAACTGGATAAAAATAGAGTCATGGTGTGACCAAATGGGAAAACCAGTCTGGATAATTATAATAATTGCCGTAGCTATCTGCATTTGTTGTGGTTTCTACATATCCACAGTCATGGTTTTTCCTGAAAACCCGGCGACTCATGGTTATTTTGATATGATATGTGGAATGCCATTTGTCAGTACACATGGCCCTCACCCTGAAACATTCTGGCAGAAGGGAGGCGATTGCGATGACCGTGCCAGGGTATTTAAGGCTTACCTTGAAAGTAAAGGTGCAACTGGAGTTCAATTATGTTGGATGTGCAGAATTGAAAATGGTACCATGGTCAAAACCAGGACCGGGGATTATTCACACGAATTTGTGGTCTGGAATAACCGGGTGTACAACCCTTCACATAACCAATCCAGACAATTTTACAATGCACCCATACATGAATATCAGGCATTTGCCTCAAAAAGTCATGGTTTCAACACCTGGTATTTTGAAAACCAAACTGTGGGAATTTCATTCTAAAAGACTAATAACATTGGGGCCATCATTTTAGAAGATTAATACTCTTGAAAATTCCATTTTAGAAGATTCATCTCTTTGGGACCATCATTTTAAAAGATGAATAGCCTTGAAAATTCCATTTTAGAAATGTACATTCGTGGTAACATCCTCTTAGAAGTGATCATCACTCATGATGGGTTCCAGATCCCGGTGATCCTTTAAATCCTCTTTAGTAAGAGGTGTGGCCTTCTCCCAGTAACCATAGATTTCAGGGACCAGTTCGGGTAGGATGGATGTTTTCCCGGTTACTGTGGTTTCCAGTGATTTATGAAGACTGTACCAGTACCAGTTGGCACTGCCCAGATAGAAGGTTATATCATCTATAATTATGACCTTGGAGTGGAGTTGGGGGAGTGTTCTGGCCTGAAAGTTTTCCAGATTTTCCTGGGCCAGGTTCAGTGCAGACATGGTCTTACCATCAACCAGGCCATCATCATCTATACGCACCAGGAATAAGACAGCTAAATCTGGTTGTGGTAGTGAATCTATAACTATCCGTGTAAAATAAGCATCAAGCCAGGGGCCAACTATCATAATGCTGTTGGTTGCCTGCAGGATACTGTTCTGGAGTTGTGGGATTATTTGATCCTTACCCAGCAGGGTCAACTTTTCAGGTGTTGCATTTGGATTCATAATGACTAGTGGCTATGTTATTAGCTGTTATGGAAAAAAAATAAAGAATAAGTAATTTTTTTAAAAAAAGGTACTTTTTATTCCACTTTAACCTCAAAAGTTTCTTTCTTCTCCAGCTTGGGCATGATGATGGTTAAAACGCCGTTATCGAATTTGGCAGTGACATCATTCAGTTTCACCTTGGCTGGTAATATTAAAGTACGGGCAGCAGAAGCATAACGTCTTTCCTTCTTATGGTAAGTTACTCCTTCTTGGTCAGTTTCTTCGGAATGTTCTGCCCTGATCTCCAGGGAATCCTCGGTAAGATCGATCTTTATATCCTCACGGTTAACACCGGGTAGATCGGTTTTAACCACGATGTTATCATCGTTTTCTATAACATCCATGGCAGGTTTAGCTGGTCCCCCCTGATATTTGGCAATGGCTTTATCAAGATCTCCCTGTCTTTCCTTAAGAGTTTGAAGCATGTCACTAAATAGCTGTTCTGCAGTTCCTTTTTTCTCACTCATGTTAATCCTCCCAGAATTTTTATAATCCAGGATATAACGCTGTCTTAAATCAGCGATCCTGACTGTACTCACCTTCTAGTTATGTTGTTTAGAACACTTAATAGTTTCCACTGAGTTTTTATGTTCCACTAAAAACCTCGTTTATTTTTCACTGAAATTCGTGTTACACAATTAATTTAATGCCGGTATTTTGCCAGGAAAATATCAGTGTGATTTTTTTTTTTAGTGATGAAAACTTTTATAAGGGAAGTAATACCAATTTTTTATTATAAATTTTTTTATGAGGGTGTATTCGTAGTTGAAAATATTGGAAAAATTTAATTTTAATATTATAAAAACGCAAAACAATACTTTAAATATTATATACAGGTTTTTTTTAACTGTTATATCAGTGGTTAATGGAAATAAGGCATTCGACCTTTGCACATATCATTTTGCCAGGTCATGATATTATTACTGGTTTTAAAAATAAATGGTTAACCCTGCTAGCACTATCTCTGGGAACCATGATGGTTCCCATCAATGCCAGTATTACCAATGTATCCCTGCCCACCATCTCCATGTTTTTTGGAGTGAGCCTGGCCACAGCCCAATGGGTGCTGATAAGTTATCTCATTACACTTTTAGGATTTGTACTTTTCTTCTCCAGACTGGGAGATTTCTGTGGGCAAGAAAGAGTTTATCTGGCTGGATTGGTTGGTTTTGTGGTAACTTCCCTACTGTGTAGTCTGTCACCATCCATTGAGGCTTTGATTGTTTTCAGGGGTTTGCAGGGACTGGCCGCTGCCATGATGATCAGTGTATCCATGGCCCTGGTACGCAGATCCTTCCCAGCCCCAGAACTGGGAAGTGCACTGGGTATATATGCAGTGGCCATTGCTGCCGGTCTGGCACTGGGGCCAGCCATAGGGGGGCTTGTTTCCAGCTTCATGGGTTGGAGAGGCATATTCCTGGTTAACCTCCCAGTGGGAATTCTGGACTTTGTATTCTGTTTCCAGGTTTTAAAACGAAGCCAACGCCAGATAGTTAAATGGGACCTTCCTGGAACTGTACTGCAGTTTGTTTGCCTTTTTCTGGTAGTTTATACTCTGAATCTTGTGGAAAATGGTGATTTCACCCAGGCAGTTATTACTGGGGTTCTGGCCATCACCACACTTTTAGGTTTTGTGTATCAGGAGTTACGCTGCCAGAATCCAGTGCTTAAACTGGATTTATTCCAAAACCATACATTCACAGCCTTTACCCTTAGCCTGCACTTTAACTACATATGTATGTACATGATGTTCTTTGCAGTGCCCTTCTATCTCCAGAAGGTTCTCTATCTAGATTCTGGAACCACTGGATTAGTTTTAACAGCTTCACCCATTATAATGATGGCAGTATCACCCCTGAGTGGGATGGTGGCTGATCGTTTCGGTTCCAGAACCCCTGCTTTCCTGGGTTCAATGGTATCAGCACTGGCACTGCTTTCCATGACCCAGTTAACAGTCAACTCCAGTGCCTGGGATGTTTTTTTCTCCCTGGCTATGCTGGGATTGGGAGCAGCCCTGTTCCAGTCACCCACCAACCGTACTCTGATGAGTCAACTACCCTTAGAAAAGGCTGGTGAAGCTTCAGGAATTATTGCCACCACCAGGAATCTGGGTATGGTGTTTGCAGTGTGCTATGCTGGTCTTCTGATACACCTGGCCATAGCCCCGGATATGATGCACTCTGCACACCTGGCTGGTCAGGCAGCTGTGGATCTTACCAGTGGCCTGCATCTGGTGGTGTTATTAGGTGCAATTTTAAGTGTGAGCATGGCATTCCTATCCCTGGTTGGACTTAAAAACAAGAGAAAAACCATGGTTAAGTATGAAAAGGTGGCGGTGGAAAAAACCATCAAGGTGGAAAAAAGGGTGATTGGTACCATAAGCAGTGCAGTTATGGTGATGGGAAGTTATCACTCTAAATAGGTAAGAACAGTTTATCTACATGGGTAAGAACTGTTAATCTACATGGGTAAGAACTGTTAATCTAAATGGGTAAGAACTGTATAATTCCCATCAGGATAACTAATTAGATTTTAACAATTCTATTGGATTCTAACAAATAATACACCTTTTTAAATAATATACCTTTTTTTTTGGTGATAAAATTCACAATCGATTTTAAATGATGGTGAAGACATTCCTAGATCTAAGGAAGGTGAACATTTTGACTGGGAAAAATTTGGTTGTTTCTACATTATTTTTAATTTTGATATTGCCGTTTTTTAGTGGAGTTTTTGGAGCAGATAATACTGTTAACAACAATACAGACGAAATAGGTGACGATGCAGCTACTACCGGGATCATGATTCAGGAACTATCTGAAAACCCGGTGGTTGGTAATGTTTCTGATGTTAATAAAAAAGTTATTAACCAAGTATCCAATCAACCAATTGTTCAACAAACTTACAACACTATCACACCTTATGTTCAGCCAGCTGTATCTAATGCGAACTTGTACCTGTCTTTTGCACAGCAACAGGGAATACTTTTTGCTAATATGGTAAATAACCAGCAGCAAAGCTTTATGATATCTCAAGCAGCAACTGTTGAGTCTGTTCAACAGATTTTTGGCTTTTAATAACATATTCTGCCAGCACTTCAAGCGGCATGGGGAGATGTTTACTTTGTGAATAATTCAGGATCTGTGTTTATTCAGGATCTGTGTTTTAAAATTTTCGTTCTGTAAGTATTGGGGAAAATATTAATATGTCCCGCTATTTTATTTCAGTTAAAGGTGATTTAAAAATGATAAAACACAGTATTGTTGGTAACGCTATGCAGATGCTTATAACTGAACTATCCCCTAATGATGAAGTGTACGGGGAATCTGGTAAATTCTTATGGAAAACTTCCAACGTGGATATGGACACACGATTTGGAACCCAGAAACACGAGGGGAAGAGTTTCCTGGATAAAGCTATTGGTACAGCTATTGATGTGGGTAAAAGAAGCCTGGCCGGAGAAGGTGTGGCATTTGTACATTTTTCACCCATGGGTGGAGATGGGAAGGTGGCCTTTGCTCAGATGATCCCAGGGGAGATAACCGCCCTGGAACTGGACGGATCCAGGGAATTGTTTGTTCAGTCTGATGGGTTACTGGCTGCCGAGAGCACCATAGACTTTAACATAGCATTAACTAAGCGTTTGGGGGCTGGTGCTTTTGGTGGTCAGGGTTTTATCCTGGAAAGATTTTCAGATAAGGGGACACTGTTTATTGGATCCTGTGGGAATTTCATGGAACTTAACC
This portion of the Methanobacterium petrolearium genome encodes:
- a CDS encoding PAS domain S-box protein, whose translation is MNNIKILVVEDETITAMDVKGILESFGYQVPYIASSGEEAVTKALEIKPDLILMDIILRGEIDGIDAVNEINQLKIPVVYLTAHSNEVTLEKAKKTEPYGYILKPFQPAELYYVIELALYKSKMENKLKEKEANYRLIVQSQRDLVIKLDLEGRFLFVSPSYCETFGLIKEKILGQHYKDFLNGGNIESVEKAFRKVLKSGKDGYFVNSLTTKQGLRWFSWAGEPVLDENKNIVAIVAVARDITEHKIYEEKLKIANHVLKKRDEGFEQFINHAPISIAMFDTQMRFLAVSKLWIEDHGLKNGKIRGKSLYELLPNFPDEWKEVHKKALNGSTVCLDEVEFVDPDGNVKYLNCEIKPWNLSSGDIGGVFVFCEDVTEYLNVKNELETLKNLN
- a CDS encoding DUF488 family protein; its protein translation is MNTEIFTIGHSNHLLSSFLGLIQKQDISMVVDVRSSPYSKYSPHFNKKPLEKALDDHHIKYIYLGNKIGGKPRDKRFYHEDRLVYHRLEADGKYQEGLNELMDQAEDNRIVLMCSEEDPNRCHRHHLISQSLLKNGFKITHILGDGTLEKIGNDYQTRLF
- a CDS encoding phospholipase D-like domain-containing protein, with protein sequence MNPNATPEKLTLLGKDQIIPQLQNSILQATNSIMIVGPWLDAYFTRIVIDSLPQPDLAVLFLVRIDDDGLVDGKTMSALNLAQENLENFQARTLPQLHSKVIIIDDITFYLGSANWYWYSLHKSLETTVTGKTSILPELVPEIYGYWEKATPLTKEDLKDHRDLEPIMSDDHF
- a CDS encoding Hsp20/alpha crystallin family protein; its protein translation is MSEKKGTAEQLFSDMLQTLKERQGDLDKAIAKYQGGPAKPAMDVIENDDNIVVKTDLPGVNREDIKIDLTEDSLEIRAEHSEETDQEGVTYHKKERRYASAARTLILPAKVKLNDVTAKFDNGVLTIIMPKLEKKETFEVKVE
- a CDS encoding MFS transporter, whose protein sequence is MEIRHSTFAHIILPGHDIITGFKNKWLTLLALSLGTMMVPINASITNVSLPTISMFFGVSLATAQWVLISYLITLLGFVLFFSRLGDFCGQERVYLAGLVGFVVTSLLCSLSPSIEALIVFRGLQGLAAAMMISVSMALVRRSFPAPELGSALGIYAVAIAAGLALGPAIGGLVSSFMGWRGIFLVNLPVGILDFVFCFQVLKRSQRQIVKWDLPGTVLQFVCLFLVVYTLNLVENGDFTQAVITGVLAITTLLGFVYQELRCQNPVLKLDLFQNHTFTAFTLSLHFNYICMYMMFFAVPFYLQKVLYLDSGTTGLVLTASPIIMMAVSPLSGMVADRFGSRTPAFLGSMVSALALLSMTQLTVNSSAWDVFFSLAMLGLGAALFQSPTNRTLMSQLPLEKAGEASGIIATTRNLGMVFAVCYAGLLIHLAIAPDMMHSAHLAGQAAVDLTSGLHLVVLLGAILSVSMAFLSLVGLKNKRKTMVKYEKVAVEKTIKVEKRVIGTISSAVMVMGSYHSK
- a CDS encoding RebB family R body protein — encoded protein: MTGKNLVVSTLFLILILPFFSGVFGADNTVNNNTDEIGDDAATTGIMIQELSENPVVGNVSDVNKKVINQVSNQPIVQQTYNTITPYVQPAVSNANLYLSFAQQQGILFANMVNNQQQSFMISQAATVESVQQIFGF
- a CDS encoding AIM24 family protein, coding for MIKHSIVGNAMQMLITELSPNDEVYGESGKFLWKTSNVDMDTRFGTQKHEGKSFLDKAIGTAIDVGKRSLAGEGVAFVHFSPMGGDGKVAFAQMIPGEITALELDGSRELFVQSDGLLAAESTIDFNIALTKRLGAGAFGGQGFILERFSDKGTLFIGSCGNFMELNPADYGGTLHVDTGCLVAFEDSVDYDIEFIGGLDKKGLKNIVFGGEGIFFAKLTGNGKVWIQSMNVYSLSKTLFKYSGQRSAEDRTDLGGLLSNI